In one Desulfovermiculus halophilus DSM 18834 genomic region, the following are encoded:
- a CDS encoding complex I subunit 4 family protein, with translation MMPSLLLQTILVPAIVALIILLFRFQLGKRAGWAAALSLAYTTALLIGALYAVYTGSPIQENYQLLHSPDISITLTADGLSIAVALICNLLCLALCTYSISYVPHRIEILYPSVLGTKGEISYFTCFFYLFLFFPVGFMGVSFASDLVLMYFFLEILTLFLFFLMAYFGYYERVWVATMCFIWGVFSALFFLAGVAIIYSQTGTFQIDQISSMAGTPMAFWAILLVLVGMWGKLAIVPLHVWMPWVHAEHPTCIAGLLAVYANIAAYIIVRTLVLPLWGDFQWFGPPIMILAVATMIYGSLLTLAQTDMKRIPACSTISQTAYSMLGIGALTATSIEGGLFFFLSHIMGKTVFFSTCGIVVYTTHTRDTRLLSGLATKMPLTALLFISGGLMLAGIPPFSSFAAEVIMFAGIFARGDMLGLVIGIVGLMAILLTITYAVHFIRTIFFGPLPEDLAQNEHIKDPPWTMMAPLMGIVLVAAFLGVYPSLIMELFEPVISQALAGM, from the coding sequence ATGATGCCTTCTCTCCTTCTCCAAACAATCCTGGTCCCGGCAATCGTCGCCCTGATTATTCTGCTTTTCAGATTCCAGCTGGGGAAAAGGGCCGGATGGGCGGCGGCCCTCAGCCTGGCCTATACCACAGCACTGCTCATCGGAGCTCTGTATGCGGTATACACAGGGAGCCCCATCCAGGAGAACTATCAGCTCCTGCACAGCCCTGATATCAGCATCACCCTGACTGCAGACGGCCTGAGCATTGCCGTGGCCCTGATATGCAATCTGCTCTGCCTGGCTCTGTGTACCTATTCCATCTCCTATGTCCCCCACCGCATTGAGATCCTGTATCCCAGTGTCTTGGGAACCAAGGGGGAAATCAGCTATTTCACCTGCTTTTTCTACCTTTTCCTCTTCTTTCCCGTAGGCTTTATGGGGGTCAGCTTTGCCAGTGATCTGGTCCTCATGTATTTCTTCTTGGAAATCCTGACCCTCTTCCTGTTCTTCCTCATGGCCTATTTCGGCTATTACGAGCGGGTCTGGGTGGCCACCATGTGCTTCATCTGGGGGGTATTTTCGGCCTTGTTCTTCCTGGCCGGCGTAGCCATCATCTACTCGCAGACCGGAACCTTCCAGATCGATCAGATCAGCAGCATGGCCGGAACGCCCATGGCCTTCTGGGCCATCCTCCTGGTCCTGGTCGGGATGTGGGGCAAGCTGGCCATCGTCCCCCTGCATGTCTGGATGCCCTGGGTCCACGCCGAACATCCCACCTGCATCGCCGGCTTGCTGGCAGTGTATGCCAACATCGCCGCATACATCATTGTCCGCACCCTGGTTCTTCCTCTCTGGGGCGACTTCCAGTGGTTCGGACCGCCGATCATGATTTTGGCCGTGGCGACCATGATCTACGGGTCCCTGCTGACCCTGGCCCAGACCGATATGAAGCGCATCCCGGCCTGCTCGACCATCAGCCAGACCGCGTACTCCATGCTGGGGATCGGGGCCCTGACCGCGACAAGCATTGAAGGCGGGCTGTTTTTTTTCTTAAGCCACATCATGGGCAAGACCGTTTTCTTTTCCACCTGCGGGATCGTGGTCTATACCACGCACACCAGAGATACCCGCCTGCTCAGCGGCCTGGCCACGAAAATGCCCCTGACCGCGCTCTTGTTCATCAGCGGCGGCCTGATGCTGGCCGGCATCCCTCCGTTCAGCAGTTTTGCCGCAGAGGTGATTATGTTCGCCGGCATCTTTGCCCGAGGAGATATGCTGGGTCTGGTCATCGGCATTGTGGGATTGATGGCCATCCTATTGACCATTACCTATGCAGTGCACTTTATCCGCACCATTTTCTTCGGTCCCCTGCCCGAGGATCTGGCTCAGAACGAACATATCAAGGATCCGCCCTGGACCATGATGGCTCCCCTTATGGGCATTGTCCTGGTGGCTGCATTTTTGGGCGTTTATCCCTCGTTGATCATGGAGCTCTTTGAACCGGTGATCAGTCAGGCCCTGGCCGGAATGTAA
- the nuoH gene encoding NADH-quinone oxidoreductase subunit NuoH: MIDAIPAPFIVVSVGLAAVMAFIGANALVLVYLERKIAGFIQRRPGPYEVGPQGILQPVADGLKLVGKQLFTPKGADGVLYWLAPMISIAPTLVCFLVIPFGPRLQIINSNVGLILILAFTGVNVLALCIAGWSSQNKYALLGAARDISQSVAYEIPLLLSVLPIVFITGSLNLFDIASSQGPWPWQWYGAYQPVAFVIFFICALAETNRNPFDLPEAESELTAGFHTEYSGMGFGMFFLAEYAYMVVASCLTAILFLGGFQGPVASGWWWFLAKVYLLLLLIIWIRWTYPRVRFDQLLNICWKWLIPLAVLNLLGTLLVIAL, translated from the coding sequence ATGATTGACGCAATACCCGCCCCTTTCATCGTTGTTTCGGTGGGCTTGGCCGCGGTCATGGCTTTCATCGGCGCAAACGCCCTGGTCCTGGTCTACCTGGAACGAAAGATTGCCGGCTTCATCCAGCGCCGCCCCGGTCCCTACGAAGTCGGGCCCCAGGGAATCCTGCAGCCGGTGGCCGACGGACTGAAGCTGGTCGGCAAGCAGCTTTTCACCCCCAAAGGGGCGGACGGCGTGTTGTACTGGCTGGCGCCCATGATTTCCATTGCCCCCACCCTGGTCTGCTTCTTGGTCATTCCTTTCGGCCCCCGTCTGCAGATCATCAACAGCAATGTAGGGCTGATCCTCATTCTGGCCTTTACCGGGGTCAATGTCCTCGCCCTGTGCATCGCGGGCTGGTCCTCCCAGAACAAATACGCCCTCCTGGGAGCGGCCCGGGACATCTCCCAGTCGGTTGCCTACGAGATCCCCCTTTTGCTCTCCGTTTTGCCCATTGTCTTCATCACCGGGTCATTGAACCTGTTTGACATCGCCTCATCGCAAGGCCCATGGCCCTGGCAATGGTACGGAGCATATCAGCCTGTGGCCTTCGTTATTTTCTTTATCTGTGCCCTGGCCGAAACCAACAGAAATCCCTTTGATCTCCCGGAAGCGGAAAGCGAGCTGACGGCTGGATTCCACACCGAATACTCCGGCATGGGGTTCGGGATGTTCTTTCTGGCTGAATACGCCTACATGGTTGTAGCCAGCTGCCTTACGGCCATACTCTTTCTGGGAGGCTTTCAAGGGCCGGTGGCTTCAGGCTGGTGGTGGTTTTTGGCCAAAGTCTACCTCCTTCTCCTGCTCATTATCTGGATCAGATGGACCTACCCCCGGGTCCGTTTCGACCAGCTCTTAAACATCTGCTGGAAATGGCTTATCCCCCTCGCCGTGCTCAACTTACTGGGAACCCTACTGGTGATTGCCCTATGA
- a CDS encoding NADH-quinone oxidoreductase subunit D has product MTLDLRLDTSGDFYAQKFQPTQRDDTLILNLGPQHPSTHGVLRILCEIDGEYIVRAEPVLGYIHRMHEKMAEVMTYPQYLPNPSRTDYLHALAWGWAHVGAVERLMGLEVPERAEYIRVITCELNRISSHLLWWGAYLLDLGAFTPIMYAFDDRERIQDILQRITGSRLTYCYYRFGGVSQDIDDRFIEETRTQCARMKDRAKMFKDLVTDNFILRKRVEEIGEIPVETCRKYGATGPVLRGSGQKYDVRLAEPYSVYDRFEYDIPTCDTCDAMGRYLVRMEEMQQSIAIIEQALDSLPKGNVIHPKAPKRPKPPAGDVYFAVEGARGKVGMHLVSDGGTSPYRLKLRAPGFSNLSLFSEIAQGTLIADAVSILGSLDLVIPEIDR; this is encoded by the coding sequence ATGACCCTGGACCTCAGACTCGACACCAGCGGCGATTTCTATGCCCAAAAGTTCCAGCCCACTCAGCGGGACGACACCCTGATTCTGAATCTGGGGCCCCAGCATCCGTCAACCCACGGCGTCCTGCGCATCCTGTGCGAGATCGACGGGGAATACATTGTCCGGGCCGAGCCCGTCCTGGGATATATCCATCGGATGCACGAAAAAATGGCCGAAGTGATGACCTACCCCCAGTATCTGCCCAATCCGTCCAGGACGGATTATCTGCATGCCCTGGCCTGGGGATGGGCCCACGTGGGAGCGGTGGAACGCCTTATGGGCCTGGAGGTTCCGGAACGGGCCGAATACATCCGGGTGATAACCTGCGAGCTGAACCGGATCAGTTCCCACCTCTTGTGGTGGGGCGCATATCTTCTGGACTTGGGTGCTTTTACCCCCATAATGTACGCCTTTGACGACCGGGAGAGGATCCAGGACATCCTGCAGCGGATCACCGGGTCCAGGCTGACCTATTGCTACTATCGATTTGGGGGGGTGTCCCAGGACATTGACGACCGGTTCATCGAAGAGACCCGGACTCAATGCGCCCGGATGAAGGACCGGGCCAAGATGTTCAAGGATCTGGTCACCGACAACTTCATCCTCCGGAAAAGAGTCGAGGAAATCGGAGAGATCCCTGTAGAGACCTGCAGGAAGTACGGGGCGACCGGCCCTGTCCTTCGTGGATCGGGCCAGAAGTACGATGTCCGCCTGGCGGAACCATATTCGGTATACGACCGTTTTGAGTACGACATACCGACCTGCGATACCTGCGACGCCATGGGCCGCTACCTGGTCCGCATGGAGGAGATGCAGCAGAGCATCGCCATCATCGAGCAGGCCCTGGACTCTCTGCCAAAGGGCAATGTCATCCACCCCAAGGCTCCCAAGCGGCCCAAGCCCCCGGCAGGCGACGTGTACTTCGCCGTCGAAGGGGCCAGAGGAAAGGTCGGCATGCACCTGGTAAGCGACGGGGGCACATCCCCCTACCGTCTGAAGCTGCGTGCGCCGGGCTTTTCCAATTTGAGCCTCTTTTCCGAGATTGCCCAGGGTACGCTCATTGCCGATGCTGTATCCATTCTGGGCAGTCTGGACCTGGTTATCCCGGAGATTGACAGATGA
- a CDS encoding NADH-quinone oxidoreductase subunit J family protein, producing the protein MDTLTYENLAWAVLFGHIAVIAAGGLITVLAKSLVRALMGLILTLFGVAGLFFLMAAPFIGLMQLLIYVGAVSVLIFFAIMLTNAWTSGDESKFPAGRKLLLALLAALAPAVFLGSAALRTAPPSALVPEEVAVSSLGRFLMESYILPFELISLLLTVAMTGAVVLGFERREKQ; encoded by the coding sequence ATGGATACTCTGACCTATGAAAATCTGGCCTGGGCCGTGCTCTTCGGGCACATAGCCGTTATCGCCGCCGGCGGACTGATAACCGTGCTGGCCAAAAGCCTGGTCCGGGCCCTTATGGGCCTGATCTTGACCCTCTTTGGCGTGGCCGGCCTCTTTTTCCTCATGGCCGCTCCCTTTATAGGGCTCATGCAGCTGCTCATCTACGTGGGCGCAGTGAGCGTGCTCATATTCTTCGCCATCATGCTCACCAATGCCTGGACCAGCGGAGATGAAAGCAAATTCCCTGCAGGCCGGAAGCTGCTGCTTGCTCTCCTGGCAGCCTTGGCCCCAGCCGTCTTTTTGGGGTCCGCCGCTCTGCGCACCGCTCCCCCATCGGCCCTGGTCCCGGAGGAAGTTGCCGTCAGCTCGCTTGGGCGCTTCCTCATGGAATCCTATATCCTGCCTTTCGAGCTGATCTCGTTGCTCTTGACCGTGGCCATGACCGGGGCAGTCGTTTTGGGTTTTGAACGGAGGGAAAAACAATGA
- a CDS encoding 4Fe-4S binding protein, giving the protein MMVKKFRDTLTGLWSLLVGLKVTAVNFVRPEVTVHYPRQTVPSLEGYRGHIELVPSQDDPFKSKCIVCMTCVRMCPTSCISVAGSKPKKKTAGKDQAADADSGDTPKAQKAKPELESFVVDFTYCSLCGLCVQNCPTGALRFSTDVYLAGFSRQDFVFDLLGRLQSQAEHKEQ; this is encoded by the coding sequence ATGATGGTCAAAAAATTTCGGGATACCCTAACCGGGCTGTGGAGTCTGCTGGTCGGGCTGAAGGTGACCGCGGTCAATTTTGTCCGCCCCGAGGTTACCGTTCATTACCCCAGGCAAACCGTGCCCTCACTGGAGGGCTACCGCGGACATATCGAGCTGGTCCCCAGTCAGGACGACCCTTTCAAATCCAAATGTATCGTCTGCATGACCTGCGTTCGGATGTGTCCGACCTCCTGCATCTCAGTTGCAGGCAGCAAGCCGAAGAAAAAAACAGCCGGCAAGGACCAGGCTGCAGATGCAGACTCCGGGGACACCCCCAAGGCCCAAAAGGCCAAACCCGAGCTGGAGTCTTTTGTTGTGGACTTTACCTACTGCAGCCTGTGCGGGCTCTGCGTCCAAAACTGCCCCACCGGGGCGCTCAGATTCTCCACCGACGTCTATCTGGCCGGTTTCAGCAGACAGGATTTTGTCTTTGACCTGCTTGGCAGGCTGCAGTCTCAGGCCGAGCACAAGGAGCAGTAA
- the nuoK gene encoding NADH-quinone oxidoreductase subunit NuoK — MSMLTIYHLVAIFLLCVGIFGIVSRRTLVGVVLGIELILNGAGLSIMASTQLTAAPNELGQVGALLVMGIAAAEATLLLAILLVVFKRFRGVEADKLITLRG; from the coding sequence ATGAGCATGCTGACCATCTATCACCTGGTGGCCATATTCCTGCTGTGCGTGGGTATTTTCGGGATTGTCTCCAGAAGAACCCTGGTCGGCGTCGTTCTCGGCATTGAGCTGATCCTCAACGGAGCAGGCTTGAGCATCATGGCCTCCACCCAGCTGACTGCCGCCCCCAATGAGCTGGGCCAAGTGGGAGCCCTGCTGGTCATGGGGATTGCGGCGGCCGAGGCCACACTCCTTCTGGCCATCCTGCTCGTCGTATTCAAGCGGTTTCGAGGCGTTGAGGCCGACAAATTGATAACCTTGCGCGGATGA
- a CDS encoding NADH-quinone oxidoreductase subunit L, with translation MDTQLAWLCLVFPFIGVVITPILARISTPVMNFGAVFFSFLAALCAASLLPLLSTSGVLPLESTFMWLSTPIQVSFGVLLDPLSIIVANVVAVISFLIMVYCLGYMKGNPDIMRFWMLMNTFIGSMLLLVLANNMIVIFIGWKLVGLCSYGLIGFYYRDEKEYWIGGPDPYPFDRPSVCGVKAFIVTSIGDMPLLGGMLIMYYYSGTFNILELYHTAPEWMPALAATPWMVILVSILLIAGPVGKSAQFPLHEWLPEAMSGPGPVSALIHAATMVKSGVFLIARFIPIFYYAYWTAGVDEAMYFFHIVAWIGAITAFLAASQGLVALELKKVLAYSTVSQIGYMMLALGVSGFSQGILVSGYTAGIFHLMSHAMFKACLFLCAGTVIHAAHSIYIHEMGALRKYLPYTWLFMGLATLSLIGLPPFPGFWSKEAVLTSALNSEHYLLFAIGLISVVFTAFYSMRYFGMMFHGRASEHIQKQRTGSHHHVHEGYISQTVACGALAAGIVLFGLFGLKAEHVLHHLFDSDLVHSLSLATAHLEPAFSKGFMVSLSIASIILGAVPAYLFYYTRKWDPRAVYDRSAAMRMLHAFLWNRWYINAFYNWFFVRGVMRLARGVADLIEVGVDALAHRILPATLFAGSRISMIVDQEGIDGILDGSAYHVQNSAGGRLSRIQTGRLQEYLAMAVFAAMIIFGAMLLF, from the coding sequence ATGGACACCCAGCTTGCGTGGCTTTGCCTGGTCTTCCCCTTTATCGGGGTGGTCATCACTCCGATCCTGGCCCGCATAAGCACGCCGGTGATGAACTTCGGTGCCGTCTTCTTTTCTTTCCTGGCCGCCCTGTGCGCGGCATCCCTGCTCCCTTTGCTGTCAACGTCAGGAGTGCTGCCCTTGGAATCCACATTTATGTGGCTTTCCACCCCCATTCAGGTCAGCTTCGGCGTCCTGCTGGATCCATTGAGCATTATCGTGGCCAATGTCGTAGCTGTGATCAGCTTTTTGATCATGGTCTACTGCCTGGGGTACATGAAAGGCAATCCGGATATCATGCGCTTCTGGATGCTGATGAACACCTTTATCGGCAGCATGCTCCTCCTGGTCTTGGCCAACAATATGATAGTCATTTTTATCGGCTGGAAGCTGGTCGGATTGTGCAGTTACGGGCTGATCGGCTTTTACTACCGGGATGAAAAAGAATACTGGATTGGCGGGCCGGATCCCTACCCCTTCGATCGCCCATCGGTCTGCGGGGTCAAGGCCTTTATTGTCACCAGCATCGGGGATATGCCCCTGCTCGGCGGCATGCTGATCATGTATTACTATTCCGGGACCTTCAATATCCTTGAGCTCTACCACACTGCACCGGAATGGATGCCGGCCCTGGCAGCCACTCCTTGGATGGTCATCCTGGTCAGCATCCTGCTTATCGCCGGTCCGGTGGGCAAGTCAGCCCAGTTCCCCCTCCATGAATGGCTCCCGGAGGCCATGTCCGGCCCCGGCCCGGTGTCCGCCCTGATCCACGCTGCAACCATGGTCAAAAGCGGTGTCTTTCTTATCGCCAGGTTTATACCCATATTTTATTACGCCTATTGGACAGCGGGAGTGGACGAGGCCATGTACTTTTTTCACATCGTGGCCTGGATTGGCGCCATCACCGCTTTCCTGGCCGCCAGCCAGGGCCTGGTCGCCCTGGAGCTGAAAAAGGTCTTGGCCTACTCCACCGTCAGCCAGATCGGATACATGATGCTGGCTCTGGGGGTCAGCGGATTCAGCCAGGGCATCCTGGTCAGCGGGTATACCGCAGGCATTTTCCATCTCATGAGCCATGCCATGTTCAAGGCCTGTCTCTTCCTCTGTGCCGGAACTGTCATCCATGCCGCCCATTCCATCTATATCCACGAAATGGGCGCTCTGCGCAAATACCTGCCCTACACCTGGCTGTTCATGGGCCTGGCCACCCTCTCTCTGATCGGCCTGCCGCCGTTCCCCGGCTTCTGGAGCAAGGAAGCAGTCCTGACCTCCGCCCTGAACTCTGAGCATTACCTCCTGTTTGCCATCGGTTTGATCTCTGTGGTCTTCACCGCGTTTTATTCCATGCGCTATTTCGGGATGATGTTCCACGGCCGGGCAAGCGAACATATCCAAAAGCAGCGAACCGGTTCCCATCACCATGTCCACGAGGGATATATTTCCCAAACCGTGGCCTGCGGCGCATTGGCAGCAGGCATTGTCCTTTTCGGGCTGTTCGGCCTGAAGGCTGAACACGTCCTGCATCATCTGTTCGATTCGGATTTGGTCCACAGCCTCTCCCTGGCCACAGCCCATCTGGAGCCGGCCTTCTCCAAGGGGTTTATGGTTTCATTGTCCATAGCCAGCATCATCCTTGGCGCTGTCCCGGCCTATCTGTTCTACTATACGCGGAAATGGGATCCACGGGCCGTGTATGACCGGTCGGCGGCAATGCGCATGCTGCACGCCTTTCTGTGGAACAGGTGGTATATCAATGCATTCTACAATTGGTTCTTTGTCCGCGGGGTCATGCGCTTGGCCCGGGGCGTTGCCGACCTGATCGAGGTCGGGGTGGATGCCCTTGCCCACCGCATTCTGCCCGCGACCCTGTTCGCAGGATCCAGGATCTCCATGA